One segment of Desertibacillus haloalkaliphilus DNA contains the following:
- a CDS encoding YjcZ family sporulation protein: protein MSYGHGHHTGGFALIVVLFILLIIVGTAFVRPYY from the coding sequence ATGTCATACGGACACGGGCACCACACTGGTGGTTTTGCGTTAATCGTTGTGCTGTTCATCTTATTAATTATCGTTGGAACAGCATTTGTTAGACCTTACTATTAA